The Paenibacillus sp. FSL R7-0204 genome includes a region encoding these proteins:
- a CDS encoding SDR family oxidoreductase, with protein sequence MPDTNKQPVKTLPPQVQDQRPGIESEMNPLPEFETPAYKAAGKLLGKAALITGGDSGIGRAVAVHFAKEGADVVISYLNEHEDAEETKRQVEQEGRTCILIAGDIGDECFCQSLIRQTVEGLGKLDILINNAAEQHPQDHIEDITAEQLERTFRTNIFSMFYLTKAAMPHLKKGATIINTTSITAYRGSPQLLDYSSTKGAILSFTRSLSMNLADKGIRVNAVAPGPIWTPLIPSTFDAKKVSEFGGTQPMKRPGQPEELAPAYVYLASDDSSYVSGQVMHVNGGEVVNG encoded by the coding sequence ATGCCAGACACTAACAAACAACCTGTCAAAACCCTGCCCCCGCAGGTACAGGATCAACGCCCGGGAATTGAGAGTGAGATGAACCCGCTCCCGGAGTTTGAGACACCGGCGTACAAGGCAGCAGGCAAGCTGCTGGGCAAGGCTGCGCTCATTACCGGAGGCGACAGCGGGATCGGGCGTGCGGTTGCCGTTCATTTTGCCAAGGAGGGCGCGGATGTGGTGATCTCCTACTTGAACGAGCATGAGGATGCGGAGGAGACCAAGCGCCAGGTGGAGCAGGAGGGCAGAACCTGTATTCTGATCGCCGGCGACATCGGGGACGAATGCTTCTGTCAGAGCCTGATTCGTCAAACCGTTGAAGGACTCGGCAAGCTCGACATCCTGATCAACAACGCAGCGGAGCAGCATCCGCAGGACCATATTGAGGACATCACAGCGGAGCAGCTGGAGCGTACGTTCCGGACGAATATTTTCTCCATGTTCTATCTGACTAAGGCAGCGATGCCTCATCTTAAAAAAGGCGCTACGATCATTAACACCACCTCCATCACGGCGTATCGCGGCAGCCCGCAGCTGCTGGACTATTCGTCCACCAAGGGAGCGATTCTCAGCTTCACCCGTTCGCTGTCGATGAATCTGGCCGATAAGGGCATCCGCGTGAATGCGGTAGCGCCCGGACCCATCTGGACCCCGCTGATTCCTTCAACCTTTGACGCGAAGAAGGTCAGTGAGTTCGGCGGCACCCAGCCGATGAAGCGCCCGGGACAGCCTGAAGAGCTGGCACCGGCTTATGTATACCTGGCCTCGGACGATTCCTCCTATGTGAGCGGACAGGTGATGCATGTGAACGGCGGCGAGGTTGTGAACGGCTGA
- a CDS encoding amidohydrolase family protein, which yields MGNERILLVNGTVIDGTGRPPLHHTNIEIVNGRFGTITQQSDINGRIGHDSATTVIDLEGLFILPGFIHTHAHTSFKYIQNEPLHGYHTEYLAACLAEGITTIRDEGMTTAASIDDVVTHTRQLESGAFPRILTSGKVFTAPGGYGGQEPIGVGSAEEARLKVRQVLGQGIHFIKTALEDGYDPATAGLPQLNQEILEAICQEARSMGTYVSAHVTSARNLQVLVDAGISDAAHMIYDRLDDQLIRQMVSRSIRIVPTLTVLQMFQDKFGAPLLEQGLDNLWRFIQAGGEIGLGDDFIEEAPPWYRAGMPWKEIQLLGQAGLSPMQIIVAATSSGAKICRLDHELGTIETGKRADLLVVGGDPLADINNLRQVSWVMKDGKIVSKSY from the coding sequence ATGGGAAATGAGCGCATCTTGCTGGTGAACGGAACGGTAATCGATGGAACCGGACGGCCGCCGCTGCATCATACAAACATTGAGATTGTTAATGGCCGCTTCGGCACCATAACACAGCAAAGTGACATTAACGGGAGAATCGGGCATGACTCCGCAACAACAGTGATCGACCTTGAGGGTCTGTTCATTTTGCCGGGGTTTATTCACACCCATGCCCATACCAGCTTCAAGTACATACAGAATGAGCCGCTGCACGGATATCATACGGAATATTTGGCCGCGTGCCTAGCAGAAGGAATTACTACGATCCGCGATGAGGGAATGACTACGGCAGCATCGATTGACGATGTAGTCACACATACGCGGCAGCTGGAGAGCGGTGCTTTTCCCAGAATTCTTACGTCTGGCAAGGTCTTCACGGCTCCAGGCGGTTACGGTGGTCAGGAGCCTATCGGAGTAGGGAGTGCAGAGGAGGCGCGGCTTAAGGTTCGTCAGGTTTTGGGACAAGGAATACATTTCATCAAAACAGCGCTGGAAGACGGCTACGATCCTGCTACCGCCGGACTGCCCCAGCTGAATCAGGAGATTCTTGAAGCGATCTGCCAGGAGGCCCGGAGCATGGGCACTTACGTATCTGCTCATGTTACAAGTGCACGTAATCTTCAAGTTCTGGTGGATGCAGGGATCAGCGATGCTGCGCATATGATTTACGACCGGCTGGACGATCAACTGATAAGGCAAATGGTGAGCAGGAGCATCCGAATCGTTCCCACACTCACCGTACTCCAGATGTTCCAGGACAAATTCGGAGCGCCGCTGCTGGAGCAAGGCCTGGATAATCTCTGGAGATTTATTCAGGCGGGCGGGGAGATTGGCCTGGGGGATGATTTTATCGAAGAAGCTCCTCCGTGGTACAGAGCCGGTATGCCGTGGAAAGAGATCCAGCTGTTAGGACAAGCCGGCCTCTCCCCGATGCAGATTATTGTGGCTGCCACTTCATCCGGTGCCAAGATCTGCAGGCTGGATCATGAGCTCGGTACCATTGAGACAGGCAAGAGGGCCGATCTATTGGTCGTCGGGGGCGATCCGCTAGCGGATATTAACAACCTGCGTCAGGTCAGCTGGGTAATGAAAGACGGCAAGATCGTATCGAAATCATACTAG
- a CDS encoding GNAT family N-acetyltransferase, giving the protein MNARITLSPVTPDDIDFITTLETRASLWPFEDMIPTDKDAVRKTVAERIYSDWHKQFVIRLASPEATPVGEVHIHWYVKERESWELGYSLFPEYRGQGYCTEAAQLALKLAFQEWKAHRVVAMCNEYNTSSIQVLDRLGMVREGVFREEIHWNNQWVNQYFYAILDREYLGRKGI; this is encoded by the coding sequence ATGAACGCAAGAATCACATTATCTCCGGTCACCCCGGACGATATCGATTTCATCACAACGCTTGAAACCCGCGCCTCACTCTGGCCCTTCGAGGATATGATTCCAACCGACAAGGATGCAGTGCGAAAGACTGTGGCGGAACGAATCTATAGCGACTGGCACAAACAATTCGTGATCCGGCTCGCCTCCCCGGAGGCAACCCCTGTCGGGGAAGTGCATATACACTGGTACGTAAAAGAGCGCGAGAGCTGGGAGCTGGGCTACAGCCTTTTCCCTGAATACCGGGGGCAAGGCTACTGCACCGAAGCGGCGCAGTTGGCCTTGAAGCTTGCTTTTCAAGAATGGAAGGCCCACAGAGTCGTGGCTATGTGCAATGAATACAATACCTCATCCATCCAGGTGCTGGACAGGTTAGGGATGGTCCGCGAGGGGGTATTCCGGGAAGAAATACACTGGAACAACCAGTGGGTCAACCAATACTTTTATGCAATACTGGACCGGGAGTACCTGGGGCGTAAAGGGATATAG
- the mdh gene encoding malate dehydrogenase, with the protein MAIKRSKITVVGAGFTGATTALMLAQKELGNVVLLDIPQLEKQAKGKVLDMLEAGPVQKFDAQITGTSSYEDAADSDIVIITAGVARGPGMSREDLVNTNANIVRSVCGNVKRVAPESIVIILSNPVDAMTYVAYHALGFPKNRVIGQSGVLDTARYCTFIAQELNVSVEDVRGFVLGGHGDDMVPLVRYSSVGGIPIETLIPAARIAEIVQRTRVGGGEIVSLLGNGSAYYAPAASLVQMAEAILKDKKRIIPVIALLEGEYGYENLFMGVPVLLGAEGIERIFELELTAEEQAALDQSADSVRAVTSSVTM; encoded by the coding sequence GTGGCGATCAAACGTTCAAAAATCACTGTCGTAGGTGCCGGATTCACCGGCGCGACCACGGCGCTTATGCTTGCCCAGAAGGAACTTGGCAATGTGGTACTGCTGGACATTCCCCAGCTTGAGAAGCAGGCCAAGGGCAAGGTGCTGGATATGCTCGAAGCGGGACCCGTGCAGAAATTCGATGCTCAGATTACCGGAACTTCAAGCTATGAGGATGCAGCGGATTCTGACATCGTTATTATTACCGCAGGGGTTGCCCGGGGGCCCGGCATGAGCCGTGAGGATCTGGTCAACACCAATGCGAACATTGTCAGATCGGTCTGCGGGAATGTGAAGCGCGTGGCTCCAGAGTCCATTGTGATTATTCTGAGCAATCCGGTGGATGCCATGACATACGTGGCCTATCATGCGCTCGGCTTCCCCAAGAACCGCGTAATCGGACAATCCGGGGTACTGGATACGGCCCGCTACTGCACCTTCATCGCTCAGGAGCTTAATGTATCGGTAGAGGATGTACGCGGCTTCGTGCTGGGCGGCCATGGCGACGATATGGTGCCGTTAGTACGTTATTCCAGCGTAGGCGGTATTCCGATCGAGACGCTTATCCCGGCAGCCCGCATCGCAGAGATTGTGCAGCGTACCCGCGTCGGCGGCGGTGAGATTGTCAGTCTGCTGGGCAACGGCAGTGCATATTATGCTCCGGCAGCATCCCTGGTTCAGATGGCGGAGGCCATTCTCAAGGACAAGAAACGGATCATACCCGTAATCGCTCTGCTTGAGGGTGAATACGGCTATGAGAACCTGTTCATGGGAGTTCCTGTGCTTTTGGGAGCGGAGGGGATTGAGCGGATTTTTGAACTGGAGCTTACGGCGGAGGAACAGGCGGCGCTCGACCAGTCCGCTGATTCGGTCCGCGCGGTGACTTCCTCTGTAACCATGTAA
- the icd gene encoding NADP-dependent isocitrate dehydrogenase, protein MLKLEQYDLPTEGEQITIEDGKLLVPDQPIIPFIEGDGTGRDIWKASKRVLDAAVEKAYGGKKKIAWYEVFAGEKAFNTYGEWLPNDTLEAIREYIVAIKGPLTTPIGGGIRSLNVALRQELDLYVCLRPVRYFDGVPSPVKHPELVDMVIFRENTEDIYAGIEYQEGSAEVKKVIEFLQKEMGVNKIRFPETSGIGIKPVSEEGSKRLVRSAVEYAIKHGRKSVTLVHKGNIMKFTEGAFKNWGYEVAEQEFGDKVFTWNQYDVIKERDGEAAANAAQKEAEAAGKIIVKDAIADIALQQVLTRPTDFDVIATLNLNGDYLSDALAAQIGGIGIAPGANINYITGHAIFEATHGTAPKYADKDVVNPGSVILSGVMLLEHLGWQEAADLIYQGMSTAINNKTVTYDFARQMEGATELKCSAFADEIINHL, encoded by the coding sequence ATGTTGAAACTGGAACAATACGATCTGCCCACAGAAGGCGAACAAATTACAATCGAAGACGGCAAGCTGCTGGTTCCGGATCAGCCGATCATTCCATTCATCGAGGGTGACGGGACAGGCCGTGACATTTGGAAAGCCTCCAAGCGGGTGCTGGATGCAGCTGTAGAGAAAGCCTACGGCGGTAAGAAGAAAATTGCGTGGTACGAAGTGTTTGCCGGCGAGAAGGCCTTCAATACATATGGTGAATGGCTGCCGAACGACACGCTGGAAGCGATCCGCGAGTACATTGTGGCAATCAAAGGCCCGCTGACTACTCCAATCGGAGGAGGGATCCGCTCCCTGAACGTGGCGCTGCGCCAGGAGCTTGACCTGTACGTATGTCTGCGCCCGGTGCGCTACTTCGACGGCGTTCCTTCTCCGGTGAAGCATCCTGAGCTGGTGGATATGGTTATTTTCCGTGAGAATACAGAGGATATTTATGCGGGTATTGAATATCAGGAAGGCTCTGCCGAAGTGAAGAAGGTTATCGAGTTCCTCCAGAAGGAAATGGGCGTGAACAAAATCCGCTTTCCGGAAACATCGGGTATCGGTATCAAGCCTGTATCCGAGGAAGGCTCGAAGCGCCTGGTTCGTTCAGCAGTAGAGTATGCGATCAAGCACGGACGCAAGAGCGTGACCCTGGTACACAAAGGCAACATCATGAAGTTCACTGAAGGCGCCTTTAAGAATTGGGGCTATGAAGTGGCTGAACAGGAGTTCGGCGATAAGGTCTTCACCTGGAACCAGTACGATGTCATCAAGGAGCGCGACGGTGAAGCTGCTGCGAATGCTGCCCAGAAGGAAGCCGAAGCAGCAGGCAAGATCATCGTGAAGGATGCTATTGCGGACATTGCACTGCAGCAGGTATTGACACGCCCGACAGACTTCGATGTCATTGCGACGCTGAACCTGAACGGTGACTATCTCTCCGACGCACTGGCTGCCCAGATCGGCGGCATCGGTATTGCTCCTGGAGCGAATATTAACTATATTACGGGACATGCTATTTTTGAAGCTACACACGGTACGGCACCTAAGTATGCTGATAAGGACGTAGTGAATCCGGGCTCTGTTATTCTCTCCGGCGTAATGCTGCTTGAGCATTTGGGCTGGCAGGAAGCAGCTGACCTGATCTACCAGGGAATGAGTACAGCAATTAACAACAAGACGGTTACTTACGACTTTGCCCGCCAGATGGAAGGCGCGACTGAGCTGAAATGCTCTGCTTTTGCTGACGAGATCATCAACCATCTGTAA